CTCTCCGGTGGGCAGCAGCAGCGCGTCGCGCTCGCTCGCGCCCTCGTCACGCGCCCGCGTGTGCTCCTGCTCGACGAGCCCCTCTCCGCCCTCGACGCGAAGGTGCGGGTCCAGCTGCGCGAGCAGATCCGCCGCATCCAGCGCGATCTCGCATCACGACGCTGTTCGTGACCCACGACCAGGAGGAGGCGCTCGCCGTCGCCGACAGAGTCGTGGTCATGAACGCGGGGGCCATCGAGCAGATCGGCACGCCCGAGGAGCTCTACCGCACACCGGCGTCGCCGTTCGTCGCGGATTTCGTCGGCCTGAGCAACCGGCTCGACGGCGTGGTCCGCGACGGCGAAGCCGTGGTGCAGGATCTGCGGCTTCCGGTTCTGGGCGGGGCGAGCGACGGCCCGGTCGTCGTCTCTGTCCGCCCGGAGGACATCGTGTTCACCGACGGCGCGGACGGGGTGGAGGCGGTCGTCGTGGCCTCCAGCTTCCTCGGGTCGCTCCGGCGCACGATGGTGCGGCTGAGCGACGGAACGCTGTTGTCGGTGCAGCACGCGGCGTCCGACCGTACCGTCCTCGACGCCCCCACGCGGATCGCCTTCGCCGGCCGTCCCGTCGTCGTGCGCGCCCGGAGCGCGGGAGCCGGGCAGGCCGGGCGCGACGATCGCGGCGAGGCCGCGATGAGGCCGGGCCCGGACGACCAGGGGCTGTAGCGATCGGCTGATAGCCTGTCGACCATGACGGCGGCGATCAGCGAGCGGACACCCTTCGCCGAGCGGCGCGGGCGGGTCGCCGGCGCGGACGCCGCGGGCGGGCGGGCATGATCGGCAGCGGTCTCCTTCTGATCGACAAACCCGGAGGCTGGACGAGTCACGATGTCGTCGCCCGCGTCCGGCGCCTGGCGGGCACACACAAGGTCGGTCACGCCGGGACGCTCGACCCGATGGCGACGGGGCTCCTCGTCCTGGGCCTGAACTCCTCCACGCGGCTGCTGACGTACATCGTCGGCGCCGAGAAGGAGTATGTCGGGACGATCCGGCTCGGCACCGCCACGACGACCGACGACGCCGAGGGCGAGATCCTCGAGCGGGCGGAACCGGCCGCCCTCGCCGCGGTCGCGGAGTCGGCCATCGCCGAGGGCATCGCGGCGCTCACCGGCGAGATCGAGCAGGTTCCGAGCGCCGTCAGCGCTGTCAAAGTGGATGGCAAGCGCGCGTACGCCCGGGTGCGGGCGGGCGAGGAGGTCGTCCTCTCGGCGCGCGCGGTGACGGTGAGCGCGTTCCAGATGCTTTCCGAGCGCCGGGAGCGGGACGCCATCGACCTCGAAGTCCGCGTCGTCTGCTCGTCGGGCACCTACATCCGCTCGCTCGCTCGCGATCTCGGCGCTCGGCTCGGCGTCGGCGGGCACCTCACGGCCCTGCGGCGCACGCGGGTGGGCGGCTACGATGTGCGCCGCGCCCACGAACTCGCTACGCTCGAGCCCGCGGCGGCGCTCATCCCGGCCGCCGAGGCGTCGTCGTCCTTGTTCGAGCGGCTGCGGCTGACCGAACAGCAGGCGATCGACCTCGCGCACGGGAAGCGCCTCCATCTC
This genomic window from Leifsonia xyli subsp. cynodontis DSM 46306 contains:
- the truB gene encoding tRNA pseudouridine(55) synthase TruB; translation: MIGSGLLLIDKPGGWTSHDVVARVRRLAGTHKVGHAGTLDPMATGLLVLGLNSSTRLLTYIVGAEKEYVGTIRLGTATTTDDAEGEILERAEPAALAAVAESAIAEGIAALTGEIEQVPSAVSAVKVDGKRAYARVRAGEEVVLSARAVTVSAFQMLSERRERDAIDLEVRVVCSSGTYIRSLARDLGARLGVGGHLTALRRTRVGGYDVRRAHELATLEPAAALIPAAEASSSLFERLRLTEQQAIDLAHGKRLHLVCWEGPWGEPVAAIAPNGRLIGLIEFRGKEARTLVNFPTEEIA